Part of the Notamacropus eugenii isolate mMacEug1 chromosome 5, mMacEug1.pri_v2, whole genome shotgun sequence genome is shown below.
GTTCCCCTCTGAAAATCCGCAAGGAGAAGGCTGGAGGGGTAGCCCTACTACCTTGGGTTCCCACGCTGCCATGCCAGGCTAAGCAGACAAATCCAGTTGGCTTTAGAGTGAAGGCAAGCCAGACCCTGGGAGAGGAGGGTCTCCCAGACTGCCAGCTCCCCAGTGAAGAATTCAGTAACCTTCTTCTCGGAGCTGAGCACAAGGGAGACCACCTTCTCACTGGTGTGAATTAACCTCACTGCAGAGCTAACAGGGAAGGACAATCAGCAGTAAGTACTTGGGTGCTGTGGTTAAGCCCTAGCTCTAACACTTAAAAGCTGTATGAttatgggaaagtcatttcattctctgtgcctcaggttcctcTTTCTTCTTAGCTTGTATTTTCTGGGGTTCCACTTTGGTTCCTGCCTGACCCTCTTGGAGGCCAAAGTGCTGGGCACATAGAAActcagtaaataaaaataattcatatttttgtagcacttttagtcttataaaatactttttccaCAAGAACCTTTTGAAGTGGGCATTGCAAATATTTttatcccatttcacagatgaggaaattaagtttCTGCAATGAAATGAATTGCCCTGGGTCACAGCGAGTGGCAAAGCTGGACTTCTGAAGTAGTGAGTTCACTGTCACTGGTCATAGGGTCAttgatttagaagtggaagagacctgagaggtcatctagtcaaactccctcagtttagagaaaaggaaattgggaTTTAGGAGTTCAgatagaggctggatgaccaacTGTAAAGAACGTCGCAGGTTGTACTTGTGCTAGATTGAAGGTTAGAGGAGAGTGGTAAGCTAGCCTTTCTAGTATGAAGATCTTTATCTTGTCGACTGATTGACTGAGTCTACAATTCTCCTAGTCTGAGATTTTAGGATtccttgttgattgatagatGGAACGATCTCTACATGACCAGATGGCCAATGTATAGCTGGCTTGATTTCATCTCTGTCTAAGTGACCATCCTTTGTAAGCTCTTGGAGCagggttggggagggggcagtTGATGGAAAGCAGCACAGGAAATCTGGAGGGAGCCTATAGCAAAGGCTCCTTTGCAAAATGGTATTAGGGAACCAGAATTAGAAATGATGCCGAATTCCCAAGACTAAATATTAGGACATAGGttgttagaaaacaaaacataaaatgtcagagctaaaaGAGAGCTATGAGATCCAAACCCCTGGAAGGGGCCTCCAGACGGCCCTTCTAGGCCTGATATTCCATGTTCTGTGTTCTGATATTCTATATGAATCTTAACGTTCTGGATTTGGTGTTTCAGCATTCTTTGTTCTAATGTCCTTCCTAGTTCTaagatcttcctcattcaaagatcccttctagttctaccCTTAAAATTTTAAGACCCCTGCTAGCTCTCATGTTTGAAGATTCTATGGAAAAAAGGTGGACTCACAAAAAATGCAAGTAAGATTTAGTAGACAGTCTTCCTATTGCACTGTAAGGTCCAGGCAGCACAATGGGTGCTAAActttgcatctccctaatcaagGAGAAAGGGGATAAACTTAAagacctattgtgtgccaggccctgtacttattactttacaaatattatctcagttgaccctcacaataaccctgagaggtaaatactattatattttatagttgaggaaactaaggtagacagaggtaaagtgacttacccagggtcacacagctacttacacagggtcacacacttaCATgtgtgaggtcatatttgaactcaagtcttcctgactataagccCAGCATCctatctgtgccacctagcttctttTCATCAGCTAGAGGTGTTTTTTATAAAgatcaaagatttttttatttgaagcaAATTCCAAAGAAGAAACCCACTTGGAGTTGAAAGTATCAGGCAATAGATTTGGGGGAACAGACTGTTGTTTGAAACAGGCCTAATCAGATAACAATTGCAGCTTTGTTCAGAGAGAAGTGAAATTCAGGGATTTTAGTCATTAAATCTGATTTTACTCATCTGAAATGGTATCTACATAGTCTTCTgaatttcaaattaaaacaaaaagagttCAGAGTTCTGATTATCTAGAGATGACTGTGTATCATGTAGACAATGaccactttataaatgcttatagattAATTGATGTTTCCCCTCTAGGTTTTCCTCAACATCCTAACCTCTCACCATGTCCGACCCCATCACTCTGAATGTTGGAGGAAAGCTGTATACTACCTCCCTGTCAACCCTGACCAGTTTTCCCAACTCCATGCTGGGAGCCATGTTCAGTGGGAAGATGCCCACCAAGAAAGACAGCCAAGGCAACTGCTTCATTGACCGCGATGGCAAGGTCTTCCGCTACATCCTGAACTTCTTGAGGACTTCCCATCTGGACCTCCCCGAGGATTTCCAAGAGATGGGGCTGCTCCGGAGAGAAGCAGACTTCTATCAAGTACAGCCTTTGATTGAAGCCCTTCAGGAAAAGGAGGTGGAGAtgtccaaggcagaaaagaatgccaTGCTTAACATCACCCTGAACAAACATGTGCAAAACATCCACTTCACCGTCCGGGAGGCACCACAGATCTACAGCTTGTCTTCTTCTGACATGGAGGTCTTCAATGCCAATATATTCAGCACGTCCAGTCTTTTCCTGAAGCTCTTGGGCTCCAAACTCTACTACTGCTTCAACGGCAACCTGTCTT
Proteins encoded:
- the KCTD21 gene encoding BTB/POZ domain-containing protein KCTD21; protein product: MSDPITLNVGGKLYTTSLSTLTSFPNSMLGAMFSGKMPTKKDSQGNCFIDRDGKVFRYILNFLRTSHLDLPEDFQEMGLLRREADFYQVQPLIEALQEKEVEMSKAEKNAMLNITLNKHVQNIHFTVREAPQIYSLSSSDMEVFNANIFSTSSLFLKLLGSKLYYCFNGNLSSISSYLQDPNHLTLDWVASVDGLPEEEYTKQNLKRLWVVPANKQINSFQVFVEEVLKIALSDGFCVDSSHPHLSDFMNNKIIRLIRYR